ACTGCTTAACGAAAAGCAGGACATTTTGGGAAAGATAAGGGATTTTGAACAAAAAGGAAATAATTGGCTCGAACCGATGAAAGAAATGATTTTAGCCAGTAGCCAAGCCAAAATTCTTTTGTCGCAAAGCGACAATCAAGGAATCCGAGCATTTCTAAAAAATATCGGCTCGAACTTCATTTTGAAAGATAAAAAATTCCAATTTGCACCTAAAATCGGCTGGCGAGCCCTCGCAGAGGGCGAGCCAATTGCTTCATTTCCTAACTGGCGGAGAGGGTGGGATTCGAACCCACGTGAGAGTGATTAGCCCCCAAGCCGCTTTCGAGACGGCCCCGTTACGACCACTTCGGTACCTCTCCTATTGAGTTCTCTTTTTAAAGGGTAAAATGTTCTCCTAAGTAAATTTCCCTTGCTTTAGGGTTGTTGACCAGCTCCGAGGAGGAGCCAGAGATTAAGACTTTACCTTCATGCATAATATAAGCTTGATCTGTGATTTGGAGAGTTTCTCTGACGCTATGGTCAGTAATTAAGATACCTAAACCTTTATTCTTTAAATTTATAATTATCTGTTGAATATCAAAGACAGCAATAGGATCAACGCCTAAAAAAGGTTCATCTAAAAGGATAAAACAAGGAGAGGTCACAAAAAGCCTGGCTATTTCTGTTCTTCTTCTTTCTCCCCCTGATAAAGTATAAGCTTTTTGCTTGGAGAGATGCTCAATCTTAAATTCTTTTAAAACTTGGTTTAACTTGTCCATTCTTTTCTGGCGAGGAAGATGAAGCATTTCTAAGATAGAAAGAATATTTTCTTCTACCGTTAATCCTTGAAATATAGAAGGTTCTTGAGGAAGGTAGCCTACACCCAAGCGAGCTCTTTTATACATAGGAAATTTAGTAATATCTAAGTCATTAATCTTTACCTGTCCGTGATCAGATGAAATTAGCCCAACCATGATATAAAAAGTAGTTGTTTTTCCAGCTCCATTAGGACCTAAAAGTCCCACTATTTCTCCTTGTTCTACTTTAATGCTGACTTTATTGACTACTTTCCGCCCGTGGTAAGTCTTAGATATATCTTCAACCATTAAAATATTATTCTTCATTTTTTAGTCTTTTCCTCTAAATAGACCGTAGATTTAACTTTTCCATAAACTTCTACTTTATCTTCATTAAGATAAAAAACAATCTTTTCTCCAGAAAAAGTATTCTTTTCTTGAAATAGCTGGGGGGATCCAGTTAAAATAGCCTTTTTTTCTTTTTCAAAAAAATGTAACTTTTCGCCCGTGGCTCTGGTATCTTCTTTTTTTACCTTAACTTTTCCGATAGCTATAAATAAATAATCTTTAAAGTACTTTTCCATCTTCTGAGAAGTTATCTCTAATTTATCTTTTTCTGAAATTAAGACAGGATTTCCAGTGACCAAAGCGTAATCTTTTTCTTTATCATATTCAAAGTAACTTCCTGTAAGATTCACTTGTTCTTCTTGATTTAAAATCTTAATGTCTTCATAGCCAATAATCTTTTTAAGATCATTAAAATTACCCCATATTTCCATCTTATTAGCCAGAAAATGATCTGCTCCTCTAATGACCACGACCTTTTCAGTTAAAGTAGTAATCTCCTTTTTATTATCCCAGATAGCTTGTTCAGAAGTGATAATAATAGGAACTGTCTCTTTTTTAGTCTTTTCAGATTTTTTTTCTGCTTTTAAAGGAAAAGAAAAAAATAAGGTTAAAGATAAGATGATCAAGAGAAGAAAATTTTTAGTCATTTTCTATAACCACCCTTACATTTCCTAAAATTTCAGTTATTTCTCCAGCCGGCCATAATTTTAATCCATTTCCGGTAATTGTAATCTTATCTTGGATGATCTTAATAGGAGAACTATTATAAATTAACTTTTTTTGACTATCCCAATTTAAGAGATCTGTTTGTAGGTTTAGGTTTTTACTTGAAGTAACTACTGTTTTTCCCAATAAAGTAAAGTTTTTAGTAACCAGGTTAATGCTACCTTGATTAGCTTTGATGGTATAAAAATTACCATCTTCTATGAAGAATTTAACCTTGACCTCTTTTAATTGAGCCTCTTCTTTAAAGACTTGAGCCAAAGCTGCCTTTATTTCCCATATCTTTTTTTCTTTATAGGTCTCCGTTAAGAGAAATCCATTAATACTAACTACAGGTAAAAGATCCTTTTTTAAATATTTTTCTTGGTCTTTATCAAAAAATATAAAAGCCCAGAAAAAGGTAATTACTAATAGAGTAACGATAATAATAAAAACTTTGCCCATCACTATTTATATATTTTAAACCACACCAGCTTTAAGCAAATCGTGAAGATGAATAACGCCAATTACTTTTTTAGATTGATCCACAATAATTAATGAAGTAATGGAGTGTTTTTCCATGATGGCTACTGCCTTAGCGGCTAAGTCTTCTTTTAAAATGGTTTTAGGATTTTTAACCATTACTTCAGCAGCCTGAAGAGGCCAAATATTTTGAGTCTTTTCTAAAAGTCGTCTTAAATCTCCATCGGTAATAATGCCTACTAAACTTTCTTTTTGATCGACTACACAAGTAAAGCCTAATTTCTTAAAAGACATCTCTAATAAAGTGTCTTTCATCAAAGTAGTGGTAAAGACTTTAGGAACATCTTGATAAATATGCATTAAATCAGCTATCTTAAAGAAAAGTTTTCTACCTAAACTTCCTCCCGGATGAAGCAAAGCAAAGTCTTTTTCTTTGAAATTTTTCTTTTCTAAGAGGGTAATGGCTAAAGCATCTCCTAAGGCTAAGGTAGCCGTAGAGCTTGCCGTAGGAGCAAGATTTAAAGAGCAAGCTTCTTTTTCTACACCAACATCTAAGACCATATCGCTACTTTTAGCTAAAGTAGAATGAGGTTGACTAGTTATGCCGATAAGTTTTACTCCTAACCTTTTCAGAAAAGGAATAATCTCTATAATTTCTTTAGCTTCTCCACTATTAGAGATCGCTAAAACAACATCTTTTTTTTCAATAATTCCTAAATCACCATGCAAGCCCTCAGCAGAGTGAAGAAAGAAGGAAGGAGTTCCAGTACTGGTTAAAGTAGCCGCCATCTTTTTGCCAATAATTCCAGATTTACCTACCCCGGTAATAATAATCTTTCCTTTACAAAGAAACATCACTTCTACGGCTTCTAAAAAATTTTGGCTAAGCTTTTTTCTTAAATTAAGAATGGCTTCTGCTTCTATCTTTAAGACTTTTTTAGCTACTTTAAGAGACAAAGTAACACCTCTTTTCATAGAAAGCGTTCAGCCATCAAGTATCGTAGTCAACGTAATAACTGAATGTTGATAGCTATTATCTGGCTGATATAGCACTTATTAATGAAAATTTGACCTAGAGCAAATTAATTTGAGGGCAAACAAGTTTATCTTTTATTGCTCGGTATTATTTCCTATGTCCGGTTTTCGTTAATAACTACTATATCTGAACGTTATTTCTTATATTTGAATTAAGATATGAGCAAATAAGGGTTCACTCATTAGCCCTGTTTTGTCTGCTGTCTTCCAAAAATCTAATATTCCTGGAGAATGACTATAATACCTTTCTATAAAAGAGATGGCTTTAAAGACATCCTCATCACAAAACTTGTCTGCCCATAAAGCCATACAATAAAAGCGCATCAGAGCGTATAAGATTAAGACGATCTGGTAACCCTTAATAATTCCATGTTTAATTACAATTTCTTTTCCAAAGATCTTATAGAGAAAGAAGTTTTTAAAGATATGGTTTATCTCGTTAAGATGAGGGAGATAATCATTTCGATAATTACGGCTATACTTAATAGCTTGCCTGGAGTTAAATTTACTTAAATCTTCTTCTAAATCAAAATTTTTAGAAATTAAATTCGTAATATCTATCAGCTTATTATGAGCAAAAAGTTCACCTTTGCTCATCTCTAATCTTTTTTTTAATAGAGTAATTAAGAATTTTAATTGAATATGCACGGAAGAAGGAAGATTTTTTAAAGATCGAGCTAAAGTTTGATAGCCTTCTTTTTTTAACTCTTCTAATCTTTCTTTAAGAGGCTTATATTCTTTATGGTTTAGCTTAATAAACTCATTGTAGATTCCCCAAAGAAGAAAGTTTCCTAAGACTATTTTCTCTTCAAAAGGATAGGCTTCTTTTTCGATTAAATTCATTAAATATTCTTCTATTAAGAAGTATAAATTCCAAGGTATCTTTTCTTCTCCGTGGAAGTTTAATTCTTTATCTGGCTTGATGGTAGAACCATGTTGAAGTAATTCAAAACTAAAAGGTTCTTGATGGTCTAATAATCTTGCTGCTGCTGGGCAAGAAAAAGAAAGAGTATTAAATATACCCCTGGAGGTAGGAACACATATATTAGGGTAAGTAAGACATACCTCGCTTTTAGCTTGTTTGCCTAAATTTCTATGAATATAACATAAGTTATCTTCTTCTAAAAAAATACAACGACCATTAATTAAACTATTTTTAACTTTTTTACTATCTTCTGAAACAATAAATAGAGGTTGATCCGAAGAATAAGGCAGAGGATGTTCTTTAAAGTAATTAGAAAGCTTTTGATAAGTATTTTCGTCAATATTTATCTCCCACCCCAGACAGCAACTGCCACAACTTTGACACTTAAACTTTGTATTTATAGAGGTGGTATAATAATGATTAAGAGAATAAATAAGCTTCATCTTCTTTTATCTTTCGAAGGGTAGAAAGATAAAGCTAAGTCTGCTAAAGCTTTAACTTCTTTTAGTAAGCCATAAAGTTCCTCTAAGTTAATCATATTAGGACCATCGCATAAGGCTTGAGAAGGATCTGGATGGACTTCTAAAAATAAACCATCACATCCTACTGCTACCGCAGCCTTAGCCAGATACTTAACAAATTCCCTTTCTCCGGCAGAACAGTCTCCCTTTCCTCCTGGAAGCTGAACACTATGGGTCGCATCAAAGATTACTGGGTAGCCAAAGTTTTGCATGATAGGAATACTCCGAAAATCGACCACTAAGTTATGGTATCCAAAAAAAGTTCCTCTCTCGGTAATAAGAATCTGGTTGTTTTCGGTAGAAGTAATCTTAAGAATGATATTCTTTGTTTCCAGAGGAGAAAGAAATTGACCTTTTTTGACATTGATTACTCTTTTAGTCTTAGCTACTTCCATAATAAGGTTAGTTTGTCGGCATAAAAAAGCAGGAATTTGAATAATATCAACTACTTTAGCAACTTTCTTGACTTCATTAACGCAGTGAACATCGGTCATAATGGGCAAGTTCAATTTAGATTTAATCTTTTTTAAGACCGCCAGTCCTTTTAAAAGCCCTGGACCTCGATAAGAGTTGACGGAGCTTCGATTAGCCTTATCATAAGAAGATTTAAAGATGAAAGGTATGCTTAACTCTTGGGTAATCTCTTTTATTTTCTTAGCTGTTTTTAGACAACTTTCTTCATCTTCAATGACACAAGGTCCGGCTATCAGGACCAAGGGATTATTTTTACCTATCTTAAGATTAGCAATGGTTATTTCTTTAGTCTCCATGATTTCTCTTTTTAAGGGAAGCTTTTATAAAATCTTTAAAGAGAGGATGAGGGGAAGCCGGCCTAGACTTAAACTCGGGATGAAATTGAGTTGCTAAAAACCAGGGGTGATCTTTAAGCTCAATCACCTCGACTAAATCTTCTTTTAGGTATAAGCCGCTAAAGACAAGCCCTACTTTTTTTAAAACTTCTAAGTATTGATTATTGACTTCATAACGATGGCGATGTCTTTCCAAGACCAAGGAAGTTTGGTAAGCTTGATAAGCTAAAGTATCTTCTTTGATCTGGCAAGGATAAGCACCTAAACGCATTGTTCCACCTAAATTTTCTAAATTTTTTTGACTAGGTAAGAGGTAGATAACAGAATAAGGTGTCTCGGGATTAAATTCACTGCTTTGAGCTTCTTTTAAATTTAGTAAGTTTTGAGAGATTTCAATAATGGCACATTGAAGTCCCAAACAGATGCCAAAAAAAGGAATCTTGTTTTCACGAGCAAATTTAATTGATATTATTTTGCCCTCAATTCCTCGGTCGCCAAACCCTCCTGGTACTAAAATTCCATCTACTTCTCTTAATTGTTTTTCAAAGCTACTTTTATCTTGATAATCTTCGGCATTGATTAATTTAACTTTAACTTGACAATGATTAATAATTCCGCCGTGGATTAAAGCTTCGTGAATGCTTTTATAAGAATCTTGAAGTTGGACATATTTTCCTACTACGCCAATAGAAACTTCAAATAATGGATTTTTTATAATTTCTACTAACTTTTTCCAAGAAGTTAAATCATTTTTTTGATTATTTAAGTTTAGGGTAGAGGAAATTAGATCTCCTAAATTTTGGTCTTCAAAGACTAAAGGTACTTCATAGATACTGGAGACATCATTAGCTGAGATCACGGCTTCTTTTTGGACATCACAAAACAGAGCAATCTTAGCTTTTGTTTCTTCTGAAAGAGGAATTTTAGTTCGACATAATAAGATATCGGGTTGAATACCAATTTCGCGAAGCTCTTTAACGCTATGTTGAGTGGGTTTGGTCTTTAACTCATTAGATCCGGTGATATAAGGAATATAGGTGAGGTGAAGATAAGCAGTATTATCTTTGCCTATATCGTTACGAAGTTGACGGATAGCTTCTAAAAAAGGAAGACTTTCGATGTCACCTACCGTGCCTCCAATCTCTATAATGACCAGATCTACTCCTTCCTTATTGCCTAAATTAGTAATGCAGTTCTTAATTTCGTTGGTAATATGAGGGACTACTTGCACCGTTTCTCCCAGATAATCCCCCCTTCTTTCTTTGGTAATCACCTGATAATATATTTTGCCAGTAGTATAGTTGTTTTCTCTACCGGTGGAAACAGTAGTAAACCTTTCATAATGGCCTAAGTCTAAATCTGTTTCTGTTCCATCTTCGGTTACATAGACTTCTCCATGTTGATAAGGGCTTAAGGTACCTGGATCGACATTAATATAAGGATCAAGCTTTAGCAAATTAACCTTATATCCTCGACTTTCCATGATATTTCCAATAGAAGCCACCGCAATTCCTTTTCCTAAGGAAGAGATTACTCCTCCGGTAATAAAAATATATTTAGCCATTACCCCTCCTCAATCTTGCTACTATTTTTGGTAAATCTTCTGGGATGTCGACACTTAATGATTCATACTTAGTTTCAATAACCAGCATGGAGTAACCATTTTCTAAAACTCTAAGCTGCTCTAATTTTTCATCTTCTTCTAACTTACTGGGAGGTAGATTAGTGAGTTCCAAAAGAAATTTTTTGCGATAAGCATATAGGCCCAAATGTTTATAATAGTTGACACCCAAAGGATGAGAAGGAAACTGGTAAGGAATAATAGATCGAGAAAAATATAAAGCATAGTCACCTTTGTTAGTGACTACTTTTACTATATTAGGATTAATTAGCTCTTCTTGATTCTTTATTGGGCATTTTAAAGTAGTCATCTTTAGGTCTTGATAGTTAAAAAAAGGATTCACTACCTCATTAATGGCTAAAGGAGAAATTAAAGGCTCATCTCCTTGGATATTAACCACGATCTCAAAGTCTAAATCTTTAATCACTTCAGCAATCCGGTCTGTTCCAGACTTATGTTGGTAGGAAGTTAAGACTACTTTTTCTGTAAAGTTTTTGGCTACTTCTAAAATTCTCTGATCATCAGTTGCAATGATGAGTTCGTCCAATAAAGATGCTTTAAGGGCATTCTCGTATACATGTTGAATCATAGGCTTACCTAAAAGATCGACTATAGGTTTGCCTGGAAAGCGAGTAGAATTATACCTGGCTGGAATTATTCCCACAACCTTCATTTTATTTATATCTTTGGAGAATGGTCTTGATTAATTCAGTAGTCGAGAATCCTGCTACTTCAGGAATGGTAATGACTTTCCCTCCATGAATATCAACAATATCCCTGCCTACGATTTCCTCAATCTGGTAATCTCCTCCTTTGACTAAAACATGAGGGATAATTTGAGAGATAATTCTATAAGGATCAAGTTCGTAAAAGATGATCACATAATCTACAAATAATAAAGAAGCTAACGCTTCTGCTCGAGCATCTTGAGGATATAAAGGGCGATGGTCTCCTTTAAGTTTCTTGATAGAACTATCACTATTTACAGCCACAATCAGGATATCTCCTTGTTTTTTAGCTTCACTTAAATATCTAATATGCCCTAAATGAAGGATATCAAAACAACCATTAGTAAAAACAATCTTCTTTCCTTCTTTTTTGTGTTTTTCAACCAGAGGAATTAGCTCTTTTATCTCTTTAATCTTCTTTTGAACCATAGTTAATTATCCAAGTAATAGTTAATTATCTAAAGGAATTAGCTCTTTATCTCTTTAATCTTCTTTTAATCTTCTTTTGAACCATAGTTAGTTATCCAAGTAGCTGCCAGATATAAATTATCAGCAATATAATCAGGCTGGTAGGTCCATTCTTCTCTTTTCTTTAATTCTTCGCTTCCATATCCGGTAAGGACTAAGACCGTCTTGCAACCAGCATTAAAACCAGCTCCAATATCTGAAATTTTATCTCCAATTAAGAAGCACTGTTTAAGATCAAGATTATATTTCTCTTTAGCTTGATAAAGCATACCTGGTTTTGGTTTACGGCAAGAACAGTCAATCTTATACTTTTTGACTTTGCCCTCAAGATAATGAGGGCAAAGGTAAGTGCCATCTATTGAGATGTTAAGTTTAAATAATTCTTCTTTTAAGCATTGATTAATTAAGTTTGCCTGAGAAATATTCAGATATCCTCTGGCTACTCCCGATTGATTAGAAACAATAATTATCTTAAAGTTATATTTCTTCAGTAATTTCAAAGAAAGCTCTACTTGAGGAAGAAGTTTTAACTCTTGGGGGGATTTTATATAGCCATAGTCATAATTTAAAGTGCCATCTCGATCTAAAAAAACAGCTTTATTGGCCATTGCCTCTTTGTTTTGCTACTACTGATCTTAGTTGGGAGATAGTTTCAATATTAGCTGTCAGTTCCAAAGGAGTAACTGTCGCTGTTCCTGTCTTGCCCACCACAATCCCAGCTGCACAATTAGCTAAAATAGCCGCATTAACAAAGTCTAAGTCTAAAGCTAAGGCTAAGGCCATCACGCTAACTACGGTATCACCTGCTCCGGCGACATCATATACTTCTTTAGCAATCGTAGGAATATGAATAGCTGTTTTTTCTTTTTCAAAGATTGACATCCCTTCTTTTCCTCGGGTAATTACAGCCACTTTACAGCTTAAATCATTTAAGATTTTATCTCCAGCCGCAACCAAGTCTTCCAAACTCTTAATATTAATCTTGCTCATTTCAGAAGCTTCTTTTAAATTAGGAGTGATTAAAGTAATCTCTTTATACTCTAAGTAGTTTTCAACCTTAGGGTCAACGATAACTTTTTTATGGTCCCTTTGGGAGAGATTGACTATTTTTTCGACTAAGTTTTTAGTAATAACTCCTTTTCCGTAGTCAGAAATGACAATTATATTTACTTCAGCCATCTGTTCTTCGATATTAGCTATTACTTTGGCTTCTATCTCTTCTCCAATAGGCTTTCTTAATTCTTTATCTACTCGGACTATTTGTTGCTGAGAAGCGATAATCCTACTCTTTAAGATGGTAGGTCTTTCGTAATCAACCACTAATTTATCTACAGAAATATGCTTAATGCCTAACTCAAAAGAAAGTTTTCTCCCGATACCATCATTGCCAATTACTCCTATTAAAGCTACTTTTCCACCTAAACTCATAATATTATTAGCTACATTAGCTGCCCCACCAGGGATAAAGCTTTGAGAAACTACTTCGACGATAGGTACCGGAGCCTCAGGAGAGATCCGAGTTACTTCTCCCCAAACAAATTCATCCATCATTACATCCCCAACAACCAAGACATTGATTTCTTTAAAACGATTAATTATTTCAGATA
The sequence above is drawn from the bacterium genome and encodes:
- a CDS encoding KpsF/GutQ family sugar-phosphate isomerase, yielding MKRGVTLSLKVAKKVLKIEAEAILNLRKKLSQNFLEAVEVMFLCKGKIIITGVGKSGIIGKKMAATLTSTGTPSFFLHSAEGLHGDLGIIEKKDVVLAISNSGEAKEIIEIIPFLKRLGVKLIGITSQPHSTLAKSSDMVLDVGVEKEACSLNLAPTASSTATLALGDALAITLLEKKNFKEKDFALLHPGGSLGRKLFFKIADLMHIYQDVPKVFTTTLMKDTLLEMSFKKLGFTCVVDQKESLVGIITDGDLRRLLEKTQNIWPLQAAEVMVKNPKTILKEDLAAKAVAIMEKHSITSLIIVDQSKKVIGVIHLHDLLKAGVV
- the fliB gene encoding flagellin lysine-N-methylase; the protein is MKLIYSLNHYYTTSINTKFKCQSCGSCCLGWEINIDENTYQKLSNYFKEHPLPYSSDQPLFIVSEDSKKVKNSLINGRCIFLEEDNLCYIHRNLGKQAKSEVCLTYPNICVPTSRGIFNTLSFSCPAAARLLDHQEPFSFELLQHGSTIKPDKELNFHGEEKIPWNLYFLIEEYLMNLIEKEAYPFEEKIVLGNFLLWGIYNEFIKLNHKEYKPLKERLEELKKEGYQTLARSLKNLPSSVHIQLKFLITLLKKRLEMSKGELFAHNKLIDITNLISKNFDLEEDLSKFNSRQAIKYSRNYRNDYLPHLNEINHIFKNFFLYKIFGKEIVIKHGIIKGYQIVLILYALMRFYCMALWADKFCDEDVFKAISFIERYYSHSPGILDFWKTADKTGLMSEPLFAHILIQI
- the kdsA gene encoding 3-deoxy-8-phosphooctulonate synthase, translated to METKEITIANLKIGKNNPLVLIAGPCVIEDEESCLKTAKKIKEITQELSIPFIFKSSYDKANRSSVNSYRGPGLLKGLAVLKKIKSKLNLPIMTDVHCVNEVKKVAKVVDIIQIPAFLCRQTNLIMEVAKTKRVINVKKGQFLSPLETKNIILKITSTENNQILITERGTFFGYHNLVVDFRSIPIMQNFGYPVIFDATHSVQLPGGKGDCSAGEREFVKYLAKAAVAVGCDGLFLEVHPDPSQALCDGPNMINLEELYGLLKEVKALADLALSFYPSKDKRR
- a CDS encoding HAD family hydrolase — its product is MANKAVFLDRDGTLNYDYGYIKSPQELKLLPQVELSLKLLKKYNFKIIIVSNQSGVARGYLNISQANLINQCLKEELFKLNISIDGTYLCPHYLEGKVKKYKIDCSCRKPKPGMLYQAKEKYNLDLKQCFLIGDKISDIGAGFNAGCKTVLVLTGYGSEELKKREEWTYQPDYIADNLYLAATWITNYGSKED
- the kdsB gene encoding 3-deoxy-manno-octulosonate cytidylyltransferase; this translates as MKVVGIIPARYNSTRFPGKPIVDLLGKPMIQHVYENALKASLLDELIIATDDQRILEVAKNFTEKVVLTSYQHKSGTDRIAEVIKDLDFEIVVNIQGDEPLISPLAINEVVNPFFNYQDLKMTTLKCPIKNQEELINPNIVKVVTNKGDYALYFSRSIIPYQFPSHPLGVNYYKHLGLYAYRKKFLLELTNLPPSKLEEDEKLEQLRVLENGYSMLVIETKYESLSVDIPEDLPKIVARLRRGNG
- the rfaE1 gene encoding D-glycero-beta-D-manno-heptose-7-phosphate kinase; the encoded protein is MKNLSEIINRFKEINVLVVGDVMMDEFVWGEVTRISPEAPVPIVEVVSQSFIPGGAANVANNIMSLGGKVALIGVIGNDGIGRKLSFELGIKHISVDKLVVDYERPTILKSRIIASQQQIVRVDKELRKPIGEEIEAKVIANIEEQMAEVNIIVISDYGKGVITKNLVEKIVNLSQRDHKKVIVDPKVENYLEYKEITLITPNLKEASEMSKINIKSLEDLVAAGDKILNDLSCKVAVITRGKEGMSIFEKEKTAIHIPTIAKEVYDVAGAGDTVVSVMALALALDLDFVNAAILANCAAGIVVGKTGTATVTPLELTANIETISQLRSVVAKQRGNGQ
- a CDS encoding CTP synthase, with the protein product MAKYIFITGGVISSLGKGIAVASIGNIMESRGYKVNLLKLDPYINVDPGTLSPYQHGEVYVTEDGTETDLDLGHYERFTTVSTGRENNYTTGKIYYQVITKERRGDYLGETVQVVPHITNEIKNCITNLGNKEGVDLVIIEIGGTVGDIESLPFLEAIRQLRNDIGKDNTAYLHLTYIPYITGSNELKTKPTQHSVKELREIGIQPDILLCRTKIPLSEETKAKIALFCDVQKEAVISANDVSSIYEVPLVFEDQNLGDLISSTLNLNNQKNDLTSWKKLVEIIKNPLFEVSIGVVGKYVQLQDSYKSIHEALIHGGIINHCQVKVKLINAEDYQDKSSFEKQLREVDGILVPGGFGDRGIEGKIISIKFARENKIPFFGICLGLQCAIIEISQNLLNLKEAQSSEFNPETPYSVIYLLPSQKNLENLGGTMRLGAYPCQIKEDTLAYQAYQTSLVLERHRHRYEVNNQYLEVLKKVGLVFSGLYLKEDLVEVIELKDHPWFLATQFHPEFKSRPASPHPLFKDFIKASLKKRNHGD
- the rfaE2 gene encoding D-glycero-beta-D-manno-heptose 1-phosphate adenylyltransferase, whose translation is MVQKKIKEIKELIPLVEKHKKEGKKIVFTNGCFDILHLGHIRYLSEAKKQGDILIVAVNSDSSIKKLKGDHRPLYPQDARAEALASLLFVDYVIIFYELDPYRIISQIIPHVLVKGGDYQIEEIVGRDIVDIHGGKVITIPEVAGFSTTELIKTILQRYK
- the lptB gene encoding LPS export ABC transporter ATP-binding protein, which encodes MKNNILMVEDISKTYHGRKVVNKVSIKVEQGEIVGLLGPNGAGKTTTFYIMVGLISSDHGQVKINDLDITKFPMYKRARLGVGYLPQEPSIFQGLTVEENILSILEMLHLPRQKRMDKLNQVLKEFKIEHLSKQKAYTLSGGERRRTEIARLFVTSPCFILLDEPFLGVDPIAVFDIQQIIINLKNKGLGILITDHSVRETLQITDQAYIMHEGKVLISGSSSELVNNPKAREIYLGEHFTL
- the lptC gene encoding LPS export ABC transporter periplasmic protein LptC translates to MMGKVFIIIVTLLVITFFWAFIFFDKDQEKYLKKDLLPVVSINGFLLTETYKEKKIWEIKAALAQVFKEEAQLKEVKVKFFIEDGNFYTIKANQGSINLVTKNFTLLGKTVVTSSKNLNLQTDLLNWDSQKKLIYNSSPIKIIQDKITITGNGLKLWPAGEITEILGNVRVVIEND